TATTCGGTTTGTCAATACTTAATATTAGACATGTAATAGAAAAAAACTTGAAACCACATTTTATCTTAACACAAAGTAGCAAAGATAATGTAAGGTAGGTCAGTATAATTTATGTAACTTTCTTTGTAATTGTGGTGGCCATGGCAGTTGTTGTGTAACATGAAAGTCATTTGACATCAGAATCCTTAAAAAGGGGTAGACAGTGAATGTATGACCATCTAAGTCTGCAATATCCACAACAAGAAGAGCATATAACTCACACACTAACACAGAGCAATAGAAATTGAAAGGAAAGTAGTAACACCTTGCGGTGCTTAGCTTTGAGGTTTCCATCAGTACCAAAGACGCAACAAGTATTAAAAATTCGATCTCCAGAGCGTTCGGGTATAGAGCCACCAACAATAGTTATGTTGAGATTACGAGAAAGTTGAGAGAGCATGGCTGTGGAAGGAGAAGCATCACCACCTGCATCAATGTCCTCAGCATAGACAGGGAAGCAATCATTTGAATATGGACTATTCCATATTTCCTGAGATgggaaataaataaaacaacattttgaGTTTGACTGAAGTAGAAGTAGAGTGAGTAGTTGTTACTGGAAATAGATTTAGAACATGAATTGTAGGTAGCAAGTCTACTACTAGTACTACTGAATTTGAgagtattttgtgtttttttttttttatcaaataataaaaaataaataaataaacgaaATTAAAAgagttgagttgagttgagttgagaTGGTGATACTGACGGGCAAGAGAACAAGCTTGGCACCCTTAGCGGCAGCCTCCTGGATCTTGCTACGAGCATGGGCGATGTTCCTCTCCTTATCGGGAGTTACCGTTATTTGGCACAACGCAATCATAAACTACACAccatttataaacaaaataagaaaaagaaaaaagcacaaataaatgagagagagagagagaggaattggAGTGATTTGCCTTGTCAACAGGGGGAGTGGGCAAAGGAAGAGCAGGAGGGGCCCTTGCTTGTTCGGCCACGGAGGCGGAGGAGGAAGCCATTATCCTTATACTCCTactgccactgccactgccactgccactgccGTGGAggatttgattttgatgagtcaaattattattattggtgtTTAGTTTGGGGTAATCTTTTAAAATGGGAAATCTAGATAAGGAAacggatgatgatgatgagaagAAGATCGAGTGAGATATAATAGAGGGACGATGAAATGCTAACGCTGCTTTCATTTCACTTTTGACTTTACCCCCCTCTCCTCTCTTCCCCTCTTACACGCACACTATTCTATAGTCTACgccattcatttctttttctttttcttttatctcccaatatttatttatttatttattattaaaatggtaaaatagaaaaacaaccTTCCCTTCCCATAATGTCATGTCATGTGCtaccaaaatatttcaaaaatattccataaaatatatatatatatatatatatatatatatatctcaaaaaTACCTAATTTGCTCCTTAAATAAAGTCATAAACTTAACAccattttaataatatattccCCTACTCCTTCCTACtccctttttttcatttttagctGTTATTCATTTATCATTACCAACCCAAATGCTCACTGTTAGACGAAACGAAAATCATACTCCTCCTTCTTGTTGAGAACAGTCTCCTTGCGCAAAATTACTTACACCATTCCCATCGCCTAGGACCCCAATAGACAGAGCCCTAAAAATTGCATTgggttaataattttttttttttttcaaatcccAGCTTTTCTCATTCTATAGACTATAGAGCATTCTTGCTCAATGAGACAATTAAAATCCAACTCAACTGaaattataaattgttttaGGGATAACAAATTTAAAGTGTACCAAATCATTATTGATGATTAATTTTTCATGATGACTttagatttcaatttttgtaGGCCATTTGCCCAcacaataaatgtaaaaataaaaaaaatgagaattcatcttaaaaaaagagagagaagataatGAAAAAACACAAATGAAATATAGTAATTATCATAAAGATGTTCAAACTTGTAATATAACAATGGTTGATTATATAAAAGGAATaacttcatttcatttttcaaaaaaagaaagaataactTCATTTTAAAACGCATGTATTTGGCATTACTTACCGAATTTTATGACAATACAAGATAATATTCTTGGCAACTCTAGGAATGCTTTACAAGGTGCTCCTCaacaagcataaattacacaatttaataaaaagaaaattttatatattgacaacaacaacaattaaaaaacatgcaaatacataaaatttacaattgccttctacgagttttcatattttcaaatcGTTGCataatagtctcattatcaatgctacaagccacatttttttcaatatacacaaccaagcaataaaattattaattattgttgtttagttgtttcattaatttgtttgtcttttataaattataatttgttatattattgtttcattaattataaaattattaattgttgtttagcctaacataatttaatttgtttgccttttataatttattggtttattatctatactactatttaaggggtttctcctgtttggattcctcatttttttttgttcaaaaatgcccctacagtcctatgtttaagtagagacaaaaattaaaagacaatccGATagaaatgcaactctaactcccactaaaatactGTCTAAAATATAGGATCattctcctattaatttttaaattgatttatttacttataaattatatttttaaaataaaaatttttaaattgatttattattatctatactactatttaaggggctttccctatttggattccttattttttagttcaaaaatgtctTTACACctttatgtttaagtagagataaaactaaaggacaattcggtaaaaatgcaactctaacttccacaaaaatattacctaaaaaataggaccactttcctattaattttcaaattactttatctatttataaataaattcacaaaataaaaattatatataaaaataaaaacatagattttt
This genomic stretch from Castanea sativa cultivar Marrone di Chiusa Pesio chromosome 1, ASM4071231v1 harbors:
- the LOC142610466 gene encoding omega-amidase, chloroplastic, translating into MKAALAFHRPSIISHSIFFSSSSSVSLSRFPILKDYPKLNTNNNNLTHQNQILHGSGSGSGSGSRSIRIMASSSASVAEQARAPPALPLPTPPVDKFMIALCQITVTPDKERNIAHARSKIQEAAAKGAKLVLLPEIWNSPYSNDCFPVYAEDIDAGGDASPSTAMLSQLSRNLNITIVGGSIPERSGDRIFNTCCVFGTDGNLKAKHRKIHLFDIDIPGKITFMESKTLTAGETPTIVDTEVGRIGIGICYDLRFQELAMIYAARGAHLLCYPGAFNMTTGPLHWELLQRARAVDNQLYVATCSPAREAGAGYVAWGHSTLVGPFGEVLATTEHEEAIILAEIDYSLLELRRTSLPLLKQRRGDLYQLVDVKRLNS